The following proteins come from a genomic window of Tsukamurella pulmonis:
- a CDS encoding class I SAM-dependent methyltransferase — MRHARTCRACGSVKLTRVLDLGRVPAADHFPPAGTPVDPGESAHPLAMDLCAACGLAQLADDDTVTTSPAAWSRGPARAGADAVARVADAGLLRGTTVREFGSPHGGTWLPLLADRGFHEADGPADVVLDSFGIMHEPDQRAAFAARAAAVAPGGVLLLQYQPLGGIVDHLQWTALRHGHFGYYTLTALVRLLAAAGLEPVRAFEFDLYGGTVLLAVRHTGAADVVPGAGTADPVVRRILAEEADSGLGTPAGLRTLSAAPADQARALRAWAQEHAAAGRTVGAYGAASRAVALFALAGLDAALVSCVADASPSKQGRRMPGTDIPIVPPEHLAALDGPVLLTLPDLHDEVLEAWPALRGRLVTEL; from the coding sequence ATGAGACACGCGCGCACGTGCCGCGCCTGCGGCTCCGTCAAACTCACCCGGGTGCTCGACCTGGGCCGCGTCCCCGCGGCGGATCACTTCCCGCCCGCCGGTACCCCGGTGGACCCGGGCGAATCCGCCCATCCCCTCGCGATGGACCTGTGCGCGGCGTGCGGCCTCGCGCAGCTCGCCGACGACGACACCGTCACGACGAGCCCCGCGGCGTGGAGCCGCGGCCCTGCGCGAGCAGGCGCGGACGCGGTGGCCCGGGTCGCCGACGCCGGCCTGCTCCGCGGCACGACGGTGCGCGAGTTCGGCAGCCCGCACGGCGGCACCTGGTTGCCGCTGCTCGCCGACCGCGGCTTCCACGAGGCCGACGGTCCCGCCGACGTGGTCCTCGACAGCTTCGGCATCATGCACGAGCCCGACCAGCGGGCCGCCTTCGCCGCGCGCGCCGCGGCCGTCGCACCCGGCGGCGTGCTCCTGCTGCAGTACCAGCCGCTCGGCGGCATCGTCGACCACCTGCAGTGGACCGCCCTACGGCACGGCCACTTCGGCTACTACACGCTGACCGCCCTGGTGCGACTGCTCGCCGCCGCGGGGCTGGAGCCGGTGCGCGCCTTCGAGTTCGACCTCTACGGGGGCACCGTGCTGCTCGCGGTGCGGCACACGGGCGCGGCCGACGTCGTCCCCGGCGCCGGCACGGCGGACCCCGTCGTCCGCCGGATCCTCGCCGAGGAGGCGGATTCCGGCCTCGGCACCCCCGCCGGCCTGCGCACCCTCAGTGCGGCGCCCGCCGACCAGGCGCGCGCGCTCCGGGCGTGGGCGCAGGAGCACGCGGCGGCCGGCCGCACCGTCGGGGCCTACGGCGCCGCCTCGCGGGCCGTCGCCCTGTTCGCGCTGGCCGGACTGGACGCGGCCCTCGTGTCCTGCGTGGCCGACGCCTCCCCGTCGAAGCAGGGCCGTCGCATGCCCGGCACCGACATCCCGATCGTGCCGCCCGAGCACCTCGCCGCGCTCGACGGGCCCGTCCTGCTGACCCTGCCCGACCTGCACGACGAGGTGCTGGAGGCCTGGCCGGCCCTCCGCGGAAGACTGGTGACCGAGCTATGA